From Colias croceus chromosome 27, ilColCroc2.1, one genomic window encodes:
- the LOC123703791 gene encoding proton-coupled amino acid transporter-like protein CG1139: protein MRLLATLTISGLLFSVTLGQGDDSQGDEKELTPLEKREIKQIEAEQKLRGIIGSMGTNQHYKIPSSFKDFGRRFVLQYPYYEKDLPLNITDESSLDRVVKQYLANKRNSDDSIIPVQAPEEIVVAVAKQSAIFNAPTPHDDTIEKKILRTGDYWNDVFIEEVDPSNILRTKETPKVAGPKPVQGGRGNFRNLASTQEEEDAFDYVKYRNVPKPTGVIGSIAHMVKGALGGGILGGHVAYMKAGVWIAVPFNFLFGIYMGYCLYILVMSAQKLYRRTRIPSMSYPDVGEAAMACCPNPKVARFSRFFRYSIDGIICLDLFGACACYQIIIAKSLKQLVENTQKTSLDSIGPGYPDLRVYLACMIPPIILICLITHLKWLAPFSIGANIVVLIIIFTAVYYAFVYNPTFTGLVPITKLYSYFEFVGMSVFSMSCSGVVIPIENNMANPKKYPIVLCTGMSLIICCTFLVSFFGYSAFLENCESPITVNFPMTTGPKILKVLIVVMIYITHALNFWVPFNLCFYYLKFLHPEQKHLMWELIYRAIFVAMIGCIAIVFPNINALMGFLGTFCLSNMAFIWPNIIYLLTNWERPGLGKYYWRLWKSLFLILIGCFLLLCGSVVNINELMSVFR from the exons atgAGATTGCTTGCTACGTTGACAATTTCTGGCTTATTGTTTAGTGTAACT TTAGGTCAAGGAGATGATTCACAAGGAGATGAAAAAGAActtacaccacttgaaaagagggag ATAAAACAAATCGAAGCAGAGCAGAAATTAAGAGGTATCATAGGATCAATGGGTACAAAccaacattataaaattccatCAAGTTTTAAAGACTTTGGGAGACGGTTTGTCCTACAGTATCCGTattatgag AAAGATCTTCCCCTTAACATCACCGATGAATCAAGTTTGGATAGAGTAGTAAAG CAATATTTAGCAAATAAAAGAAACTCGGATGACTCGATTATACCAGTACAG GCTCCAGAGGAAATTGTGGTAGCAGTAGCAAAACAGTCAGCGATATTTAACGCTCCTACACCACACGATGACACAATAGAGAAGAAAATACTTCGTACTGGG GATTATTGGAATGACGTGTTCATAGAAGAGGTTGATCCGAGTAATATTTTGAGAACTAAGGAAACGCCTAAAGtt GCTGGTCCGAAACCTGTGCAAGGAGGGCGAGGAAACTTCCGTAACTTAGCAAGCACCCAGGAGGAGGAGGATGCATTTGATTACGTCAAATATAGAAATGTGCCAAAACCAACTGG TGTCATTGGATCCATAGCGCATATGGTAAAAGGTGCGTTGGGTGGCGGAATTTTGGGTGGCCATGTCGCTTATATGAAAGCAGGTGTCTGGATTGCTGTACCGTTCAATTTCTTGTTCGGTATCTATATGGGATATTGTTTATAT ATTCTCGTCATGTCCGCACAGAAGCTATATAGAAGAACTCGTATCCCCAGCATGTCATATCCAGACGTGGGTGAAGCTGCAATGGCGTGTTGTCCCAATCCGAAAGTGGCACGGTTTTCGAGATTCTTTAG GTATTCAATTGACGGTATAATATGTCTCGATCTGTTTGGTGCGTGTGCCTGTTACCAGATTATTATAGCGAAGTCGTTGAAACAGCTTGTGGAAAACACGCAGAAAACGTCACTGGACAGTATCGGTCcag GATATCCTGACCTTCGAGTGTACTTGGCGTGTATGATTCCACCAATAATTCTTATATGTTTGATCACACATCTCAAATGGCTAGCGCCATTTTCTATAGGCGCAAATATAGTCGTTT TGATCATTATATTCACGGCGGTGTACTATGCGTTTGTATACAACCCAACGTTCACCGGTTTGGTGCCTATAACAAAACTATATAGCTACTTCGAGTTTGTCGGCATGTCTGTGTTTAGTATGTCCTGTTCGGGTGTGGTGATACCCATAGAGAATAATATGGCCAACCCGAAGAAGTATCCTATTGTTTTGTGTACTG gCATGTCCCTGATCATCTGCTGCACATTTTTGGTGTCGTTCTTCGGATATTCTGCTTTCCTTGAAAATTGCGAGTCGCCTATCACCGTGAATTTTCCAATGACAAC CGGACCCAAGATTCTGAAAGTGCTGATCGTTGTAATGATTTACATTACCCACGCGTTAAACTTTTGGGTGCCGTTTAACCTCTGTTTCTATTACCTGAAGTTTTTGCATCCAGAACAAAAGCACCTCATGTGGGAACTCATTTATAGAGCCATTTTTGTTGCTATGATTGGATGCATCGCTATCGTGTTCCCGAATATCAACGCTTTGATGGGATTC CTCGGAACATTTTGCCTGTCCAACATGGCGTTCATTTGGCCAAATATTATCTACCTTTTGACCAATTGGGAACGACCAGGCCTCGGGAAATACTACTGGCGTTTGTGGAAGTCGCTCTTTTTAATCTTAATTGGATGCTTCTTGCTTCTTTGTGGTTCCGTGGTCAATATTAACGAGCTGATGTCCGTGTTTAGATAA
- the LOC123703792 gene encoding uncharacterized protein DDB_G0284459-like, translated as MNGEKSAINEEKSAINEEKSVTNEDKSAMNGEKSAINEEKSAMNEEKSAMNEEKSAMNEEKSATNEDKSAMNPEKNVMNEDKSGNQSGMGEEKSGTEKDKRAKPQEDNKSEDEMSKTAEENIKTGQEKERRALKLDKDRSALPIEEAKRGGIIDIKASRRDNDESEDKADDSPKRSLNTADVFDDMDDLISPYFLEKFRNTYEDDNYDRSQYAENQEERYDDDLADDDLSDISERPNRRMFGSAPIPDFNTEKLQIIKPSFETFSTPKPFIGNIMPSPPFLQPMMRPPLPYINKINQLPNSNIRLPPQHPLLNKFQQPFPKQNFNILGNRDSGYGAPNFNAYDHNYNDINEYPYTPVSETSRSGRPPVNPIFKKLAQASNNPRPMPVLFNFKLPIRPVTLPPPIRPRINIPPNNYNPYLFRYKRSLHQSTT; from the exons ATGAATGGAGAAAAAAGTGCAATAAATGAAGAGAAAAGTGCAATAAATGAAGAGAAAAGTGTAACGAATGAAGATAAAAGTGCAATGAATGGAGAAAAAAGTGCAATAAATGAAGAGAAAAGTGCAATGAATGAAGAGAAAAGTGCAATGAATGAAGAGAAAAGTGCAATGAATGAAGAGAAAAGTGCAACGAATGAAGATAAAAGTGCAATGAATCCAGAGAAAAATGTAATGAATGAAGACAAAAGTGGAAATCAAAGTGGAATGGGAGAAGAAAAAAGTGGAACTGAAAAGGATAAAAGAGCAAAACCACAAGAAGACAATAAGAGCGAAGATGAAATGAGCAAAACTGCCGAAGAAAATATCAAAACTGGACAAGAAAAGGAAAGGCGTGCATTGAAACTAGATAAAGACAGAAGTGCGTTACCAATAGAAGAAGCAAAACGCGGGGgaataattgatataaaagCATCTAGAAGAGATAATGATGAATCTGAAGATAAGGCAGACGATAGTCCAAAAAGGTCTTTAAATACAGCAGATGTGTTCGATGATATGGATGATCTTATTTCTCCGTATTTTCTTGAAAAGTTTAGAAACACTTATGAAGACGATAATTACGATAGATCTCAATATGCTGAGAATCAAGAAGAACGGTATGATGATGATTTAGCTGATGATGACCTTAGCGATATCAGTGAACGACCGAATAGAAGAATGTTCGGTTCTGCACCTATTCCAGATTTTAATACAGAAAAACTGCAAATAATTAAACCAAGCTTCGAAACATTTAGCACACCTAAACCATTTATTg gtaaTATAATGCCCTCGCCACCATTTTTGCAACCAATGATGAGACCGCCGCTTCCGTACATCAACAAAATTAATCAATTACCTAATTCAAATATTCGTTTACCGCCCCAGCACCCATTACTCAATAAATTTCAACAGCCATTCCCTAAACAAAACTTTAACATATTAGGTAATCGAGATTCAGGATATGGCGCTCCAAATTTCAACGCTTATGACCACAATTACAATGATATTAACGAATATCCATACACTCCTGTATCAGAAACGTCTAGAAGTGGACGACCACCAGTGAATCCAATATTCAAGAAATTAGCCCAAGCGTCAAATAATCCACGACCAATGCCGGtccttttcaattttaaattgccAATACGACCAGTAACTTTACCACCCCCCATACGCCCTAGGATTAATATTCCCCCTAACAATTATAAtccatatttatttaggtataaaaGATCTCTACATCAAAGTacgacataa
- the LOC123703795 gene encoding zinc finger matrin-type protein 5 isoform X2: MGKRYHCDYCDKTIVAAPSSIKTHNRGTSHQKLVNEHYQRYKEPEVILQEELTKKPCLRYAAGQCPFGSICRFSHYSNEDIRALQQYVSQKKSDQLDTQSFGDIYKKISTRPAQNESSNSKETIVYDSNGVTHVLPWSYNPLYDKYGKDLPPSLKRLKIEDFNSINISSWG, from the exons atggGTAAACGATACCACTGTGATTATTGTGATAAAACTATAGTTGCAGCACCTTCTTCGATAAAAACTCATAACAGAGGAACTTCCCACCAGAAACTGGTCAATGAACACTACCAACGATATAaag AACCAGAGGTAATTTTACAAGAAGAGCTCACAAAAAAGCCATGTCTACGCTATGCGGCTGGTCAATGCCCTTTTGGGAGTATTTGTAGATTTTCACATTACTCAAATGAAGACATAAGGGCTTTACAACAATATG TTTCTCAAAAGAAATCTGATCAATTGGACACACAATCATTTGGGGACATCTACAAGAAAATATCTACGAGACCAGCTCAAAATGAATCATCAAATTCAAAAGAAACTATTGTATATGATTCCAATGGAGTTACCCATGTTCTACCATGGTCTTATAACCCATTATATGATAAATATGGTAAAGACCTTCCGCCCAGCTTGAAGAGATTGAAAATTGAAGATTTTAATAGCATAAATATAAGTAGTTGGGGATAG
- the LOC123703795 gene encoding uncharacterized protein LOC123703795 isoform X1: MDIHVYLAVLFPILTVAFAIPEYFKYPCFFVLPKNNEDILSLEAPPKYLQGNKDVPILRTLDKSIKAQTPHPNLLHTNRMIEIMNFMKDHVQSTLFLYEEMKRISSTHLIKDELREMVSYLERSKSSQLKKKVLDFYNDQRISMTKGNTKDPWRFKKNDLVINYMKDPFNYGVLT, translated from the exons ATGGATATCCACGTTTATTTAGCTGTACTATTTCCT ATTTTAACAGTGGCATTCGCTATACctgaatattttaagtatcCATGCTTCTTCGTACTCCCtaaaaataatgaagataTATTATCTCTAGAAGCTCCACCAAAATATCTTCAAGGTAACAAAGATGTCCCAATCCTAAGGACATTGGACAAATCTATCAAGGCGCAAACGCCTCATCCAAATCTATTGCATACAAACAGAATGATTGAAATTATGAATTTCATGAAGGACCACGTGCAATCAACGCTCTTTCTATACGAAGAGATGAAAAGGATATCAAGCACACATCTCATAAAGGACGAATTGAGAGAAATGGTTTCGTATCTCGAAAGGTCCAAAAGTAGTCAGCTCAAAAAGAAAGTTCTAGACTTTTATAACGACCAAAGAATATCGATGACGAAAGGTAACACTAAGGACCCTTGGAGATTCAAGAAGAATGACctggttataaattatatgaaagaTCCGTTTAACTATGGTGTGTTAACGTAA
- the LOC123703790 gene encoding piggyBac transposable element-derived protein 3-like isoform X2 yields MEHQRTAELTDEQLETILNESEFEDEDSDTAEPFPEDLDHLCSTTSESEAEPEATPQPVQIATSLRRVRTRGGYRSRGRVLTRGGRAQRFPVTPENEELWGRRSFTKSMPHLQEPSYPSNNVNSEDLMKYLNEYIDDNLIDTIVQKTNQTSIEKTGRSINLTREECYIYFGITLLMACLPLSQIRIYWNQKYALPVITQAMTRDRYFLLRNSMKVVFDNDITMDMRKQDKLWKVRPLLDRILQGCKAQGRQQKISIDEMIIPFTGACPIRQYCPGKPHPTGMKAFVLANPNGLVCDLTIYQGKETFAYDNQFHLGENVVLKLTESLVPGHLIYFDRYFTTVRLADELAKRGLKCTGTIMKNRVPKEVINKIDDDKTLMRKGRGSCDVLVRNDGEVAFTKWMDNKSVLLLSTIHAAENFDDCRRYNRSTRQYLFVSRPEVIKEYNSNMGGVDLTDRLIAVCPSRARTRKWTVRFISHCLDLSITNSWIKFKQEQIEKGIRRHKIVQLREFKRLIAERLIEENLYREDDLLDDSGEPEERRNVKKRRPPIVPLPSKLRRKHGTDHLPEMLTTQSRCRNEGCSKKTSVKCLGCNLSLCLTAKRNCFKLFHNSD; encoded by the exons ATGGAGCACCAACGAACAGCAG AATTGACTGATGAACAATTGGAAACAATTTTAAACGAATCTGAATTTGAAGATGAGGATTCGGATACAGCCGAACCCTTCCCAGAAGATTTAGACCACCTTTGTAGTACAACGTCAGAATCTGAAGCCGAACCAGAAGCCACACCGCAACCAGTACAGATAGCAACTAGCCTGAGAAGAGTGCGTACTAGAG GTGGTTATCGTTCTCGAGGTAGAGTACTTACTCGAGGCGGCAGGGCCCAAAGATTTCCAGTTACTCCAGAAAATGAAGAACTTTGGGGGAGACGGAGTTTTACTAAGTCAATGCCACATTTGCAAGAGCCTTCTTATCCATCTAATAATGTAAATTCCGAAGATTTAATGAAATACCTTAACGAGTATATTGACGACAATTTGATCGATACCATTGTTCAAAAAACTAATCAGACTTCAATTGAAAAAACTGGAAGAAGTATTAATTTAACTAGGGAAGAatgctatatttattttgggaTAACATTACTTATGGCGTGCTTACCACTGTCTCAAATCAGAATTTACTGGAACCAAAAATATGCTTTACCTGTGATTACACAAGCCATGACGCGAGacagatattttttgttgagaAATTCAATGAAGGTAGTTTTTGATAATGACATAACTATGGATATGAGGAAACAGGACAAGCTTTGGAAAGTTCGTCCTCTATTAGATAGAATTCTCCAAGGCTGCAAAGCACAAGGGAGGCAGCagaaaatttctatagatGAAATGATCATTCCATTTACTGGGGCCTGTCCAATACGACAGTATTGCCCTGGCAAGCCCCATCCGACTGGTATGAAAGCTTTTGTTTTGGCCAATCCAAATGGTCTTGTTTGCGATTTAACTATTTACCAAGGAAAAGAGACTTTTGCATATGATAACCAATTTCATTTAGGTGAAAACGTTGTACTTAAACTTACTGAATCTTTAGTGCCTGgtcatttgatttattttgatagataTTTTACTACGGTTAGATTGGCAGACGAACTTGCTAAAAGAGGCTTAAAATGTACTGGAACTATAATGAAAAATCGCGTGCCAAAAGaagtaatcaataaaatagacgATGATAAAACTTTAATGAGGAAAGGAAGAGGGAGTTGTGACGTACTAGTCCGAAATGATGGGGAGGTGGCATTCACTAAATGGATGGACAATAAATCTGTGTTACTGCTGTCCACTATTCATGCTGCTGAAAATTTTGATGACTGTAGAAGATACAACAGATCAACAAGACAATACTTATTTGTTTCACGTCCCGAAGTTATAAAAGAGTATAATAGCAATATGGGCGGAGTAGATTTAACCGACAGATTAATAGCAGTATGCCCAAGTAGAGCACGAACTCGTAAATGGACCGTAAGGTTCATATCCCATTGCTTGGACTTATCTATCACGAATTCAtggattaaatttaaacaagaacAGATAGAAAAAGGTATCCGTAGACATAAAATAGTACAACTTAGAGAGTTCAAAAGACTGATAGCAGAAAGACTAATAGAAGAGAATCTCTACAGAGAGGATGATTTGCTGGATGATAGTGGTGAACCGGAGGAAAGAAGAAACGTAAAAAAGAGGCGTCCGCCAATAGTGCCTTTGCCTTCTAAATTGAGACGAAAGCATGGCACTGATCATTTACCAGAAATGTTAACAACTCAGAGTCGTTGTAGAAATGAAGGATGTTCTAAAAAAACATCAGTAAAATGTTTAGGATGTAATCTGTCGCTTTGCTTAACAGCAAAACGAAATTGCTTTAAGCTATTTCATAATtctgattaa
- the LOC123703790 gene encoding piggyBac transposable element-derived protein 3-like isoform X1, translating to MKLCSIIAYVSEYHIGYFLSRISYKISLICFFSYLELTDEQLETILNESEFEDEDSDTAEPFPEDLDHLCSTTSESEAEPEATPQPVQIATSLRRVRTRGGYRSRGRVLTRGGRAQRFPVTPENEELWGRRSFTKSMPHLQEPSYPSNNVNSEDLMKYLNEYIDDNLIDTIVQKTNQTSIEKTGRSINLTREECYIYFGITLLMACLPLSQIRIYWNQKYALPVITQAMTRDRYFLLRNSMKVVFDNDITMDMRKQDKLWKVRPLLDRILQGCKAQGRQQKISIDEMIIPFTGACPIRQYCPGKPHPTGMKAFVLANPNGLVCDLTIYQGKETFAYDNQFHLGENVVLKLTESLVPGHLIYFDRYFTTVRLADELAKRGLKCTGTIMKNRVPKEVINKIDDDKTLMRKGRGSCDVLVRNDGEVAFTKWMDNKSVLLLSTIHAAENFDDCRRYNRSTRQYLFVSRPEVIKEYNSNMGGVDLTDRLIAVCPSRARTRKWTVRFISHCLDLSITNSWIKFKQEQIEKGIRRHKIVQLREFKRLIAERLIEENLYREDDLLDDSGEPEERRNVKKRRPPIVPLPSKLRRKHGTDHLPEMLTTQSRCRNEGCSKKTSVKCLGCNLSLCLTAKRNCFKLFHNSD from the exons atgaaactttgTAGTATTATAGCTTATGTTTCTGAATACCACATAggttactttttatcccggatttcctataaaatttcattgatttgttttttttcctATTTAGAATTGACTGATGAACAATTGGAAACAATTTTAAACGAATCTGAATTTGAAGATGAGGATTCGGATACAGCCGAACCCTTCCCAGAAGATTTAGACCACCTTTGTAGTACAACGTCAGAATCTGAAGCCGAACCAGAAGCCACACCGCAACCAGTACAGATAGCAACTAGCCTGAGAAGAGTGCGTACTAGAG GTGGTTATCGTTCTCGAGGTAGAGTACTTACTCGAGGCGGCAGGGCCCAAAGATTTCCAGTTACTCCAGAAAATGAAGAACTTTGGGGGAGACGGAGTTTTACTAAGTCAATGCCACATTTGCAAGAGCCTTCTTATCCATCTAATAATGTAAATTCCGAAGATTTAATGAAATACCTTAACGAGTATATTGACGACAATTTGATCGATACCATTGTTCAAAAAACTAATCAGACTTCAATTGAAAAAACTGGAAGAAGTATTAATTTAACTAGGGAAGAatgctatatttattttgggaTAACATTACTTATGGCGTGCTTACCACTGTCTCAAATCAGAATTTACTGGAACCAAAAATATGCTTTACCTGTGATTACACAAGCCATGACGCGAGacagatattttttgttgagaAATTCAATGAAGGTAGTTTTTGATAATGACATAACTATGGATATGAGGAAACAGGACAAGCTTTGGAAAGTTCGTCCTCTATTAGATAGAATTCTCCAAGGCTGCAAAGCACAAGGGAGGCAGCagaaaatttctatagatGAAATGATCATTCCATTTACTGGGGCCTGTCCAATACGACAGTATTGCCCTGGCAAGCCCCATCCGACTGGTATGAAAGCTTTTGTTTTGGCCAATCCAAATGGTCTTGTTTGCGATTTAACTATTTACCAAGGAAAAGAGACTTTTGCATATGATAACCAATTTCATTTAGGTGAAAACGTTGTACTTAAACTTACTGAATCTTTAGTGCCTGgtcatttgatttattttgatagataTTTTACTACGGTTAGATTGGCAGACGAACTTGCTAAAAGAGGCTTAAAATGTACTGGAACTATAATGAAAAATCGCGTGCCAAAAGaagtaatcaataaaatagacgATGATAAAACTTTAATGAGGAAAGGAAGAGGGAGTTGTGACGTACTAGTCCGAAATGATGGGGAGGTGGCATTCACTAAATGGATGGACAATAAATCTGTGTTACTGCTGTCCACTATTCATGCTGCTGAAAATTTTGATGACTGTAGAAGATACAACAGATCAACAAGACAATACTTATTTGTTTCACGTCCCGAAGTTATAAAAGAGTATAATAGCAATATGGGCGGAGTAGATTTAACCGACAGATTAATAGCAGTATGCCCAAGTAGAGCACGAACTCGTAAATGGACCGTAAGGTTCATATCCCATTGCTTGGACTTATCTATCACGAATTCAtggattaaatttaaacaagaacAGATAGAAAAAGGTATCCGTAGACATAAAATAGTACAACTTAGAGAGTTCAAAAGACTGATAGCAGAAAGACTAATAGAAGAGAATCTCTACAGAGAGGATGATTTGCTGGATGATAGTGGTGAACCGGAGGAAAGAAGAAACGTAAAAAAGAGGCGTCCGCCAATAGTGCCTTTGCCTTCTAAATTGAGACGAAAGCATGGCACTGATCATTTACCAGAAATGTTAACAACTCAGAGTCGTTGTAGAAATGAAGGATGTTCTAAAAAAACATCAGTAAAATGTTTAGGATGTAATCTGTCGCTTTGCTTAACAGCAAAACGAAATTGCTTTAAGCTATTTCATAATtctgattaa